One part of the Desulfonema ishimotonii genome encodes these proteins:
- a CDS encoding DUF6976 family protein, with product MKQEIMYDVQEVKHLIGLGKPLLIAGDEQVLRELPPGNWIGGTSPYFMTEDRCLFTQEKVCVTRLPEYVTDTSVRVYDEKTLADVYTDSPENGFSFIIIPGLSRTHLSFALNAPNYKGFATRPLIGWISGISEEGPEQTVPRVFSGQKGDPLEEGAVVMHVHLPANKAAEISLFNLFEQGDGDEITFSEDGFKAATAQINGETVNIAEYMLKNKLDTKLPLVADYYGTMINTSIREIDERNGQVRLYAPVFKNVAYRHARPVGDYVTQFTARMSENDVSGQLVFSCNCFLNYLYSELEGKTLQGFTGPITFGEIAYQLLNQTMTCLTIEDI from the coding sequence ATGAAACAGGAAATCATGTATGATGTGCAGGAGGTGAAGCACCTTATCGGCCTGGGAAAGCCCCTTCTGATTGCCGGTGATGAACAGGTGCTGAGAGAGCTGCCGCCCGGGAACTGGATCGGCGGCACCAGCCCGTATTTTATGACTGAAGACAGGTGTTTGTTTACGCAGGAAAAAGTGTGTGTCACCCGGTTGCCGGAATATGTCACCGATACGTCTGTCCGGGTATATGATGAAAAAACACTTGCGGATGTGTACACGGACAGCCCTGAGAACGGCTTTTCTTTTATTATCATACCGGGGTTGAGCAGAACCCATTTGTCATTTGCCCTGAATGCCCCGAATTATAAAGGATTTGCAACCCGGCCTCTTATCGGCTGGATTTCGGGAATCAGCGAGGAAGGCCCGGAGCAGACTGTGCCCCGGGTCTTCAGCGGCCAGAAGGGCGATCCCCTGGAAGAGGGCGCGGTTGTCATGCACGTACATCTGCCGGCGAATAAGGCCGCCGAAATCAGCCTGTTCAATCTTTTTGAGCAGGGAGACGGGGATGAGATCACCTTTTCGGAGGACGGATTTAAGGCAGCGACAGCGCAAATCAACGGTGAGACGGTCAATATTGCAGAATATATGCTGAAAAACAAGCTTGATACAAAGCTGCCCCTGGTGGCCGATTATTACGGCACGATGATCAATACCAGCATCCGGGAGATTGACGAAAGAAACGGTCAGGTCCGCCTTTACGCACCTGTATTCAAGAACGTGGCGTACAGACACGCCCGGCCTGTGGGGGATTATGTGACGCAGTTTACTGCCCGGATGTCCGAAAATGATGTCAGCGGGCAGCTTGTTTTTTCCTGCAACTGCTTTCTGAACTATCTTTACTCTGAGCTTGAGGGAAAGACGCTTCAGGGATTCACAGGGCCGATCACGTTCGGGGAAATCGCATATCAGCTGCTCAACCAGACAATGACCTGTCTGACGATCGAGGATATATAA
- a CDS encoding molybdopterin-binding protein has protein sequence MKRVPVEDAVGMVLCHDMTRIVPGKFKGRAFKKGHIIEETDISTLLSIGKEHIYVFDLEDGLVHENDAAMRIAKAAAGPGIELTEPAEGRVNLKAATAGLLKINVEALYQINDIEDIVFSTLHTHQQISEKRSVAGTRIVPLVTAEEKIREVESVCKTYYPIVQVLPFRTTRIGVVTTGSEIYHGRIEDKFGPVLHMKFAELGSQVMNQVFVSDDTEMTVAAIHKMIDDGAEMIAVTGGMSVDPDDQTPASIRAAGGEVVTYGAPIFPGAMFMLAYIGDVPVVGLPGCVMYYKASIFDLVIPRLLAGERLTRSDIIRMGHGGLCSVCAECRYPMCGFGKGS, from the coding sequence ATGAAACGTGTGCCGGTAGAGGACGCAGTAGGCATGGTATTATGCCACGACATGACCCGGATCGTCCCCGGAAAATTCAAGGGCAGGGCCTTTAAAAAAGGGCATATTATCGAGGAAACAGATATCAGCACTCTGCTCAGTATCGGGAAAGAGCATATCTATGTCTTCGATCTGGAAGACGGGCTGGTCCATGAAAATGATGCCGCCATGCGAATCGCAAAGGCGGCCGCAGGGCCGGGCATTGAGCTGACAGAACCGGCAGAGGGACGGGTCAACCTGAAAGCGGCCACTGCCGGTTTGCTGAAGATAAATGTTGAGGCCCTGTATCAGATCAACGACATCGAAGATATCGTATTTTCAACCCTGCATACCCACCAGCAGATCAGCGAAAAACGGTCTGTGGCAGGCACCCGTATTGTCCCCCTGGTCACTGCCGAGGAAAAAATCCGGGAGGTGGAATCCGTCTGCAAAACCTACTATCCCATTGTCCAGGTGCTGCCGTTCAGAACCACCCGGATCGGGGTCGTCACCACGGGCAGCGAGATTTATCATGGTCGCATCGAGGACAAATTCGGGCCGGTACTCCACATGAAGTTCGCGGAGCTGGGCAGCCAGGTGATGAATCAGGTTTTTGTCTCGGATGATACGGAGATGACCGTGGCGGCCATCCATAAAATGATAGATGACGGCGCGGAGATGATCGCCGTGACCGGCGGCATGTCCGTGGACCCGGACGACCAGACCCCCGCAAGCATCCGGGCAGCCGGCGGGGAGGTTGTCACCTACGGCGCCCCCATCTTTCCCGGAGCCATGTTCATGCTGGCCTATATCGGCGACGTGCCGGTGGTGGGGCTGCCCGGCTGCGTCATGTATTACAAGGCGAGCATATTTGATCTGGTTATCCCACGCCTTCTGGCCGGAGAACGCCTGACAAGGTCGGATATCATCCGCATGGGCCACGGCGGCCTCTGCTCCGTCTGCGCGGAGTGCCGGTATCCGATGTGCGGTTTCGGCAAGGGAAGCTGA